A stretch of DNA from Microbacterium croceum:
GAGAAGCGGGCGCGCATCCCCACCGGGCAGCTCGACGTCTACGTCTCCACCGTGGGGGGCGTGCGCTTCACCGAGCCCGCAGCCGACCTCGCCATCGCGGTCGCGGTCGCGGGATCGATCCAGCAGTTCTCGGTGCCGCGGTCAGTCGCGGCGGTCGGCGAGCTGAGCCTCGCCGGCGAGATCCGTCCCGTCACCCAGGCGACGCAGCGCCGCTCGGAGGCGGCGCGCCTGGGCTACGAGCGCGTGGTCGACGACCGCTCGAAGTCCCTGCGCGCGGCGCTCGACGACGTGCGGGCGCACAAGCCCGGGCTGCGGGCCGTCCCCGACCTCCCGCCGTTCTGAGCAGCACCCACGGGTCCGTGAGCGTGTCGAAGGGTCAGGCGTCGAGCGCGTGCAGCAGATCCGCAGGAGCCGCCTGCATCGGATGCGGGCCGGCGATGTCGAGGAACACCGTGGTGATCGGATGCGCGGCAAGGAACTTGCGCAGCCAGGCCGCGTCGTAGATCCCCACGCCAGGGGGAAGGTTGGCCGGCTTGTTCACGGCGTCGCTGAACAGCAGCAGCGCGAGATCGCCGGTCTCGCGATCGCGGTACGTCCACACCTCACCGCTGTCGAGCGGATTGTCGCGGGCTCCGGGAGCGATGAGGGGAACGACGGTCGTGCCGTTGCGGAGCGCCAGCGCGACCGCGGCGATGTCCTGCTTCTCGAGCGCCTGCGCGAGCGCCTCGGAGCGGAACTCCTCGGGTGCGGGCTTCTTCTTCGCGGACTTCGCCTTCTTCGCTGCCATGCCTCCAGCTTAGGCACCACGAGACGCATGCACGCCGGAGGGAGCGGAGACGATTGGGGCCCTCTCGAGTCCCACATTGGGGACTGGGGTACTCGAGAGGGCCCTCGGACTCTCGAGCGGCGATGTCGAAGCGCTGGGGACGCTGTAGTTCGACGCCACTGGGGATGGCATATGCCGCATGATCCCGAGAGCCATGTCAATGGTATCCCAAAGAATGGGGCCTGTCAGCCCCCCGCCGCTCAATAGCAGCGAAATCAGAACCTTCCGAACCGAAACTCGGCGTATCCATCGATATTCGAAGGCGTGACCGAAGATCCCCTTCGAACTGCTCTCGGATCCTGCGCTCAGTACAGCAGGATCTGCTTCGTGTCGAGGCCGGTGAAGCCGCCGATCGCGACCTCCACGTGATACGACGCCCCGCCGCCGGGGGCACGCTGGCGGTTCTCCTGATCGCAGGTCTCGACGCTCGACCGGGTGCGGTCCCACGTCACCGGCTCCTTGCTGGTGACCGTCGTGCCGGCCTTGAGCGTCACGATCATGCTGCTCGGATTCTCCTGGCAGTCCGTCGACCGCCACCACACGTCGGAGCCGCTCATCACGGTGAATGTCTGCGTGGACGATCCGACATCCAGCGTGCAGTCGGTCGTGCTCTTGTTCGTCAGTGAGATCGACAGCTTCGGCAGCACTCCTGCCGCATAGCTGTCGGCGTCCGTGATCGCAGCGACCTCCACATCCTTCGCCGTGCAGGCGACGATCGCGGGGGTCGCCGGCGCCGTGGGATCCGGCGAGGGGGACTCATCGCCTGCAGACGGCGTCGCGGCCGGGGTCTCGCTCTCGGAGGTGGTAGGCGTCGACGTGGGCTGATCGGCTCCCTGCGCCCACGGCTGGGCGATCAGGAGCCACACCCCCACACCGATCGCGGCAAGGAACAGGACGAGGCTGCCGAGCAGGACCACCCGACGCCGACGGTAGACAGCTGCGGAGGGGCGGACCATCCCTCCAGGTTAGTTGAGCTGCCTGATCATCCTGGTGTTGCCGAGCGTGTTCGGCTTCACATGGGCGAGGTCGAGGAACTCCTCCACGCCGGCGTCCCCGCTGCGCAGGAGCTGCGAGTACACGTCGGGGTCGACGACCTGCTCCCCGATCGGCGTGTATCCGCGCCGCCCGAAGAAGTCGACCTCGAAGGTCAGGCAGAACAACCGCGAGAGTCCGAGCGTCACAGCGTTCGCCTCGAGCTGGTCCACGATCGCGCGGCCGACTCCGTGGTGCAGCCAGTCCTCGCGCACCAGAAGCGTGCGCACCTCCCCGAGATCCTCCCAGATCACGTGCAGGGCACCGCAGCCGATCAGCTCGCCGTCGGCCTCCGCCACCACGAACTCCTGCACGGAGCCGTAGAGCACGGCCAGATCCTTGCCGAGCAGGATGCGCTGCTCGACCATCGGCTGCAGAAGGTTCCGGATGCCGATGATGTCGGCGCTGCGCGCCGGTCGGACGATGTACTCGCTCACCCTTCCACCCTAGAACCCGCGGCTGGAAGATCGACGAAGGGCGGATGCCGCAGCATCCGCCCTTCGTGTGATCCTGGTCTGTCGACCGGCTCAGGTCACTCTCCGCTGGCGACCGCCAGATCGGGAGTGGCCGTGATCTCTCCGCCGGTGTTGACGCCGACGGAGACCTGCTCGCCGCGAGGACCGTGCTCGAACTGGAACTCGCCGTCCTGGACATCCACCTTGACGTGGTCTCCGGGGTTGAGCTCGCCGTGCAGGATCTTCTCGGACAGACGGTCCTCGACCTCGTGCTGCATCGCGCGACGCAGCGGTCGGGCACCGAGCGCCGGGTCGAAGCCGATCTCGATCAGACGCTCCTTGGCGGCCTGCGACAGCTCGATCGTCATGTCGCGGTCGAGCAGACGCTCGCTCAGGCGCTTCGTGAACAGGTCCACGATCTGCACCAGCTCGTCCTTCGACAGCTGCGGGAACACGATGATGTCGTCGACGCGGTTGAGGAACTCGGGCTTGAAGTTGCGCTTGAGCTCCTCGTTGACCTTGCCCTTCATCCGCTCGTAGGTCGTGGCGTTGCTGCCCTCGATCTGGAAGCCGACCGGCCCACCGGCGATGTCACGCGCACCGAGGTTGGTGGTCATGATGATGACGGTGTTCTTGAAGTCGATCACGCGACCCTGGCCGTCGGTCAGACGACCCTCTTCCAGGATCTGCAGGAGCGAGTTGAAGATGTCCGGGTGCGCCTTCTCGATCTCATCGAAGAGCACGACGCTGAACGGCTTGCGGCGCACCTTCTCGGTGAGCTGGCCGCCCTCTTCGAATCCGACGAATCCGGGAGGGGCGCCGAACAGACGCGAGACGGTGTGCTTCTCACCGAACTCGCTCATGTCGAGCGAGATCAGTGCCGCTTCGTCGTCGAACAGGAACTCGGCGAGCGCCTTGGCGAGCTCGGTCTTTCCGACACCCGTGGGGCCGGCGAAGATGAACGAACCAGAGGGACGCTTCGGGTCCTTGAGACCGGCACGCTGGCGACGGATCGTCTTGGAGAGGGCGGCGATCGCCTCCTCCTGACCGATGACGCGCTGGTGCAGGGCCTTCTCCATGAAGACGAGTCGGCTGGACTCCTCTTCCGTGAGCTTGAAGACCGGGATGCCGGTGGCCTGTGCGAGCACCTCGGCGATCAGGCCCTCGTCGACGACCGCGGCGGTCGCCACATCACCCGAGCGCCACTGCTTCTCGAGGCGCAGGCGCTCGGCGAGGAGGTTCTTCTCCTCGTCGCGCAGCGATGCGGCCTTCTCGAAGTCCTGCTCCTCGGAGGCGATCTCCTTCTGCTCGCGGACCTTGGCGATC
This window harbors:
- a CDS encoding dehydrogenase, coding for MAAKKAKSAKKKPAPEEFRSEALAQALEKQDIAAVALALRNGTTVVPLIAPGARDNPLDSGEVWTYRDRETGDLALLLFSDAVNKPANLPPGVGIYDAAWLRKFLAAHPITTVFLDIAGPHPMQAAPADLLHALDA
- a CDS encoding amino-acid N-acetyltransferase encodes the protein MSEYIVRPARSADIIGIRNLLQPMVEQRILLGKDLAVLYGSVQEFVVAEADGELIGCGALHVIWEDLGEVRTLLVREDWLHHGVGRAIVDQLEANAVTLGLSRLFCLTFEVDFFGRRGYTPIGEQVVDPDVYSQLLRSGDAGVEEFLDLAHVKPNTLGNTRMIRQLN